Part of the Halopenitus persicus genome is shown below.
CTGGTTCCGGGATGGACGGACACGGAGATGGCCTGGGATGCCTTCGAGGCGTTAGATATCGACCCGGAGACGAGGGAGATCCTCTCACCGGAGGACGTGGCCAAAGCGGGATACGATGGGCTGCTCAGCGGACACACACACGTCATTCCGGGTCAGCAGTACCGAGAGGCGATACGGAGTGAACTCACGACGCGAGCATCGGACATCGGCCCGTGACGCCATTTGGTAGTTCACCACCATATGAAACCGTCTCGTGATAGTCTTGGCCCCGCAGTCGGCTTACGGGATCGCCTCATTTCACAGGCGGTACGAGGCGGATGCCCCGACCCTTGAGGTCGGGGTGGAAGCCGACAACCGATGACACAAACCACGTTACAATGGCAGGCCGACGCCTGAACATATAAGTAAGGACCTGCACACATCGGCACGCTCGAACCCGGCCTCCTGCCACCCACATTCGTCTCCGACGGGATCGGGAACAATACGGAGCTGATCGTCGAGCAGTTCGGGCAACGGGAAAGCGGACGTCAAAATGGGTGAGATATCAGGGTGGACGTGGGGCCGTTATCGTTACCTCGAGATCGATACCCAAGTCGTGCGCGGATATCGGCCCGTTGTCGATGATGTTCTGCGGTTCCAGGTCCGGATGGCCGATGTCTCCACCGAATCCCGTCCCGAGGAGTGTGGCGGTCATCGGAAGCGGTGGACGGCCAGGGGCCCGCACGACGTCGCCCGGATCGTCCCCGACGACGATTCGCATTCCCATCCCACCCCATTCGTGCGGGGCACAGAATAGGTCGTATACGCCCTCCTTCTCGAAGCGGTAGAGCCAGAACCCGTGGTGCTCGTTGACCGTCGAAGAGAACGCTGGAACGCCGTCGGGGACGCGTTGCTGACGTTCTTGACCCGGATGGTACGCCGTCGCCGTGTGTTCCGGCGTGTGGAAGTCGAATTCGACGATCGCTCCCGGCTCCACGTGAAGCCCCACGGGGGCAAAGTGAAACGCACCGAATTCAACCGTCAGGACCG
Proteins encoded:
- a CDS encoding cupredoxin domain-containing protein, which produces MTDRPPLDELELSDTELLELVKNHGTDRRSVMKALGIGTALSLGVGTAAAKHDAPHPPHIDPHFGYSGTSDDEIPNRLEPDETVELHVDEDKIDDSNLPVLTVEFGAFHFAPVGLHVEPGAIVEFDFHTPEHTATAYHPGQERQQRVPDGVPAFSSTVNEHHGFWLYRFEKEGVYDLFCAPHEWGGMGMRIVVGDDPGDVVRAPGRPPLPMTATLLGTGFGGDIGHPDLEPQNIIDNGPISAHDLGIDLEVTITAPRPP